From Paenibacillus sp. GP183, one genomic window encodes:
- the trpD gene encoding anthranilate phosphoribosyltransferase, whose protein sequence is MSALLIIQQAISKVVSGSNLERDEARGVMAEIMEGAATSAQIGSLLTALRMKGETLDEITGFAETMRSKAMKVNVSQTNLLDTCGTGGDGSDTFNISTASALVAAAGGIRVAKHGNRAMSSKSGSADVLEALGVNIQLSGAQAAACINQVGIGFMFAQAYHQSMKHAAGPRKELGFRTVFNLLGPLTNPAGADRQVLGIFDRTRTELIAEVLRALGLKRALVVASLDGLDEISVSAPTKVTELKDNEIHTYELTPDDLGLRTYPLKEVIGGNAEENAAIIHRILAGEKGAHRDIVLANAGACFYVTGRCATLQEAVKFAGSVIDSGKAADKLKELVQFTGDLSHVS, encoded by the coding sequence ATGAGTGCACTTTTGATCATTCAGCAAGCCATTTCCAAGGTAGTGAGCGGCTCGAACCTGGAAAGGGATGAAGCGCGCGGCGTGATGGCGGAGATCATGGAAGGGGCGGCAACCTCAGCCCAAATCGGCAGCTTGTTGACGGCGCTGCGGATGAAGGGAGAAACCCTGGATGAAATCACCGGGTTTGCCGAGACCATGCGCAGCAAAGCCATGAAGGTTAATGTATCGCAGACGAACCTGCTGGATACCTGCGGCACTGGGGGAGACGGATCGGATACGTTTAATATTTCTACGGCTTCAGCGCTGGTTGCCGCTGCCGGCGGGATTCGTGTAGCGAAGCATGGCAATCGCGCCATGTCGAGCAAAAGCGGCAGCGCGGATGTATTGGAAGCGCTGGGCGTCAATATCCAGCTGAGTGGTGCGCAGGCGGCTGCATGCATCAATCAGGTCGGTATTGGATTTATGTTTGCTCAGGCCTATCATCAATCCATGAAGCATGCCGCCGGACCCCGCAAAGAATTGGGATTCCGTACGGTATTCAATCTGCTGGGACCGTTGACGAATCCAGCCGGAGCCGACCGGCAGGTGCTGGGTATCTTTGATCGCACCCGGACGGAGCTTATAGCCGAGGTGCTTCGGGCGCTGGGACTCAAACGGGCTCTTGTTGTCGCCAGTCTGGACGGCTTGGATGAGATCAGCGTCTCGGCGCCAACGAAGGTGACAGAGCTCAAAGATAACGAGATCCATACGTATGAGCTTACTCCGGATGATCTGGGGCTTCGCACCTATCCGCTGAAAGAAGTAATCGGCGGAAATGCAGAGGAGAATGCAGCTATTATTCATCGTATCCTGGCTGGAGAAAAGGGAGCTCACCGCGATATTGTGCTCGCCAATGCCGGAGCATGCTTCTATGTAACGGGACGATGCGCTACTCTGCAAGAGGCCGTCAAATTTGCCGGTAGCGTGATTGACAGCGGCAAAGCGGCTGACAAATTGAAAGAATTAGTCCAATTCACAGGAGATCTCAGCCATGTTTCTTGA
- the trpC gene encoding indole-3-glycerol phosphate synthase TrpC, with product MFLDKIVACKRQEVAALKTSLSLRDAEQQISQLAACLGFERALAEGSRRRHMGLIAEVKKASPSKGLIRPDFHPVSLAESYVRAGADCISVLTDVDFFQGSNDYLKAVRQAVQVPLLRKDFTIDELQIYEARLIGADAILLIAAILTTEQMKRFLALSRELGLDALVEVHDQAELDRALELDTKLIGINNRNLHSFATDLKTTEQLILHIPKGITIVSESGISSQSDMAYLESVGAHAVLIGEYFMRQSIVEQAVHDLMGPMSPSEAKL from the coding sequence ATGTTTCTTGATAAAATCGTAGCTTGCAAACGGCAAGAGGTAGCCGCTCTGAAGACAAGCTTGTCGCTTCGGGATGCGGAACAGCAAATCAGCCAGCTTGCGGCCTGCCTCGGGTTCGAAAGAGCTTTGGCCGAAGGCTCCCGCCGGCGGCATATGGGATTAATCGCCGAGGTGAAGAAGGCATCGCCTTCCAAAGGCTTAATCCGCCCGGATTTTCACCCGGTGAGCCTTGCTGAGTCTTATGTTCGGGCAGGCGCGGACTGCATTTCGGTGCTGACGGATGTGGATTTTTTTCAAGGCAGCAACGATTATTTGAAGGCAGTGCGCCAGGCTGTACAAGTTCCTCTGCTGCGCAAGGATTTCACGATTGATGAGCTGCAGATTTATGAGGCGCGGCTTATTGGCGCGGATGCCATTTTGCTGATTGCAGCTATTCTCACCACTGAACAGATGAAGCGATTCCTCGCTTTATCGAGGGAGCTGGGACTTGATGCCTTAGTGGAGGTTCATGATCAAGCTGAGCTGGATCGTGCTTTGGAGCTGGATACCAAGCTGATCGGCATCAATAACCGCAACCTGCACTCGTTTGCAACGGACCTCAAAACAACGGAACAATTGATCCTCCATATCCCCAAGGGCATTACAATTGTAAGCGAAAGCGGCATTTCTTCGCAGTCAGATATGGCTTATCTGGAATCAGTCGGCGCTCATGCCGTACTTATCGGTGAGTATTTTATGAGACAATCCATTGTGGAGCAAGCCGTCCATGATTTGATGGGACCGATGAGCCCATCGGAGGCCAAGCTTTAG
- the ndk gene encoding nucleoside-diphosphate kinase has protein sequence MEKTFLMVKPDGVQRGLIGEIVKRFERKGFQLVGSKLMVVTREQAEFHYAEHKGKPFYDDLLNFITAGPVFAMVWQADQVIALSRVVVGKTNTLDAAPGTIRGDFALHTNRNLIHGSDSPESAEREISNFFKPEEIVEYKQTIQQWI, from the coding sequence ATGGAAAAAACTTTCCTTATGGTCAAGCCCGATGGAGTCCAGCGCGGATTAATCGGAGAGATAGTGAAACGATTTGAACGCAAGGGCTTTCAATTGGTAGGAAGCAAGCTGATGGTCGTCACCAGGGAACAAGCCGAATTCCATTACGCGGAACACAAAGGCAAGCCATTTTACGATGATTTGTTAAATTTTATTACCGCCGGACCTGTATTTGCCATGGTTTGGCAAGCGGATCAAGTCATTGCATTGTCCAGGGTGGTTGTCGGAAAAACGAACACATTGGATGCCGCTCCAGGCACAATTCGCGGTGATTTCGCATTGCATACCAACAGGAACCTGATTCATGGATCGGATTCACCTGAGAGTGCGGAGCGTGAAATCAGCAATTTCTTCAAGCCCGAAGAGATTGTGGAATACAAGCAAACCATTCAACAGTGGATTTAG
- a CDS encoding protein-glutamate O-methyltransferase CheR, giving the protein MEEQDLDFLLFIKKIKDFTSIDLAQYKEAQMKRRLTTLRIKRGFHTFAAFFDEMMKDKSLFYEFLDRMTINVSEFWRNPNRWEIVEKRFIPEMLRKTRRLKVWSAACSTGEEPYTLAMILAEKGVLAEAHLLATDIDEGALEKAKKGIYLDRSLRDVPEDYIKKYFRQEQAATFLISEQLKQAVKFQKQNLLVDPFDRDIDLIVCRNVIIYFTEEAKHLLYQKFAKALKPGGLLFVGSTEQIFTPGQYDLESADTFFYRKKML; this is encoded by the coding sequence GTGGAGGAACAAGATCTAGATTTCTTGCTCTTTATCAAAAAGATAAAAGACTTTACTTCCATAGATTTGGCGCAATATAAAGAAGCCCAAATGAAGCGCAGATTAACAACGCTGCGAATAAAACGCGGGTTCCATACATTCGCCGCTTTCTTCGATGAAATGATGAAGGATAAGTCTTTATTTTATGAGTTTTTGGACCGCATGACAATCAATGTGTCGGAGTTTTGGCGCAACCCGAACCGATGGGAGATCGTGGAGAAACGGTTCATTCCAGAAATGCTACGAAAAACCCGCAGGCTCAAGGTCTGGAGCGCAGCATGTTCAACGGGTGAGGAGCCTTACACGCTGGCCATGATTCTAGCGGAAAAAGGTGTGCTTGCGGAAGCTCATTTGCTGGCAACCGATATTGATGAAGGTGCTCTTGAGAAAGCAAAAAAGGGAATTTATCTTGACCGCTCACTTCGGGACGTTCCAGAAGATTACATCAAGAAATATTTTCGGCAGGAGCAGGCGGCCACGTTTCTCATCTCGGAACAGCTCAAGCAAGCCGTCAAATTTCAAAAGCAAAATCTGCTGGTTGATCCATTCGACAGAGACATTGATTTGATCGTTTGCCGGAACGTCATTATTTATTTTACTGAGGAAGCCAAGCATCTTCTGTATCAAAAGTTTGCAAAGGCGCTAAAGCCCGGAGGATTATTATTCGTTGGGTCCACGGAGCAAATTTTTACACCCGGTCAATACGATCTGGAGTCGGCTGATACATTCTTTTATCGCAAAAAAATGCTCTGA
- a CDS encoding phosphoribosylanthranilate isomerase, with product MASSAAPTVKICGIRSIEVLQAIAHLPVAHIGFVFARSKRQVTPEQAGEMIRFLQKKALTGDDIPLTVGVFVNPSEDELLQTLQTAPLDVVQLHGQESPEFCKRVKEQFGVLVIKAVLLQKSGDRVPTLAAVAEQLDDYRGSIDAVLLDTFDPVYGGGSGNAFAWNCIPPYQEWAREVGVKLLVAGGLQPDNVTQLLEDYQPDGVDVSSGVETDGVKDVSKITAFVERVIHHGSST from the coding sequence ATGGCTTCATCTGCGGCTCCAACCGTGAAAATCTGCGGCATCCGGAGCATCGAAGTGCTGCAAGCAATTGCCCATTTACCGGTTGCCCACATCGGCTTTGTTTTTGCGAGGAGCAAGCGTCAGGTTACTCCCGAGCAAGCAGGAGAGATGATCCGTTTTTTGCAAAAGAAAGCTTTAACGGGTGACGATATTCCCTTGACCGTTGGCGTTTTTGTGAATCCAAGCGAGGACGAGCTGCTCCAAACACTGCAAACAGCTCCACTGGATGTGGTTCAATTGCATGGACAAGAATCCCCCGAGTTTTGCAAACGGGTAAAAGAGCAATTTGGCGTTCTCGTAATTAAAGCGGTGCTTTTACAAAAATCGGGGGATCGCGTTCCTACCCTTGCAGCGGTAGCGGAGCAATTGGATGATTATAGAGGAAGCATCGACGCTGTACTCCTAGATACGTTTGATCCCGTCTATGGAGGCGGGTCCGGGAATGCTTTTGCCTGGAATTGCATCCCGCCCTACCAGGAATGGGCTCGCGAGGTAGGAGTCAAGCTGCTCGTTGCCGGAGGTTTGCAGCCGGATAATGTGACTCAGCTTCTGGAAGACTATCAACCGGACGGAGTCGATGTGTCGAGCGGCGTAGAAACGGATGGAGTCAAAGACGTATCCAAAATTACAGCATTTGTGGAAAGGGTGATCCATCATGGCTCAAGTACCTGA
- the trpA gene encoding tryptophan synthase subunit alpha has product MNLIDQRFAELKSRGETALIPFLTVGDPSPQASLEIILEMERAGADLLELGVPYSDPLADGPVIQRSSERALKNRVSIFDVIETARQARSRGSKLPFILFTYYNPVLQIGLDRIFKQMKENEISGIIIPDLPLEEDQEARAIAMQYGIHLIPLVAPTSNDRIKRIAANASGFVYCVSSLGVTGVRSEFFGGIDDFIATVKAATSLPVVVGFGISTRDQVAKFAGACDGVVVGSAIVRSIEEVLSHLEADPASPQGLSRISQFVGGLKGKSL; this is encoded by the coding sequence ATGAATTTGATCGATCAACGATTTGCCGAACTAAAAAGCCGCGGAGAAACCGCATTAATCCCTTTTCTGACGGTTGGAGATCCTTCGCCGCAAGCTTCTCTGGAAATCATTCTTGAGATGGAACGAGCAGGGGCCGATTTATTGGAGCTCGGAGTTCCTTACTCAGACCCGCTAGCCGACGGTCCTGTCATACAGCGCTCCTCGGAAAGAGCTTTAAAGAATCGTGTTTCGATCTTTGATGTCATCGAGACTGCCAGACAGGCCAGAAGCCGAGGTTCAAAGCTGCCATTCATTCTATTTACTTACTATAACCCTGTGCTGCAAATCGGTTTGGATCGCATTTTCAAGCAAATGAAAGAAAATGAGATCAGCGGCATCATCATTCCTGACCTTCCTCTGGAAGAGGACCAGGAAGCCCGTGCTATCGCTATGCAATATGGCATTCATTTGATACCGCTAGTTGCTCCAACTTCCAATGATAGAATCAAGAGAATCGCGGCTAACGCCAGCGGATTTGTTTATTGTGTATCTTCGCTGGGCGTCACAGGCGTAAGGTCCGAGTTTTTCGGTGGAATTGATGATTTCATCGCTACGGTTAAAGCGGCAACTTCATTGCCGGTTGTTGTAGGGTTCGGTATTTCAACTCGAGATCAGGTTGCCAAATTCGCAGGAGCCTGCGATGGCGTTGTTGTCGGCAGCGCGATTGTTCGCTCGATAGAAGAGGTGCTCTCTCATTTGGAAGCTGATCCCGCAAGTCCGCAAGGACTTTCGCGAATCAGTCAATTTGTGGGTGGGCTTAAAGGGAAAAGTCTGTAA
- the trpB gene encoding tryptophan synthase subunit beta gives MAQVPDEFGRFGKFGGRYVPETLMNALAELEEAYKRYKDDPDFIEEIRYLQQQYSGRPTPLYYAERLTQLLGGAKIYLKREDLNHTGAHKINNTIGQAVLAKRMGKNKIIAETGAGQHGVASATVAALMGMECKVFMGEEDTKRQQLNVFRMKLLGSEVIPVMSGTRTLKDACNETLRYWVSHVEDTYYILGSVTGPHPYPMMVRDFQRVIGDESRAQILQLVGRLPDAVVACVGGGSNAMGIFYPFVQDTDVKLIGVEAAGRGIDTEEHAATMTKGSPGVFQGSLSYLLQDEFGQVQPAHSISAGLDYPGIGPEHAYLKDSERATYYPITDQEALDSLQLLSRTEGIIPALESAHAIAQAVKLAPTMSKDQIMIINLSGRGDKDVESIMSYLDREEGRV, from the coding sequence ATGGCTCAAGTACCTGATGAGTTTGGAAGATTTGGAAAGTTCGGCGGCCGTTACGTACCAGAGACCTTAATGAATGCGCTGGCTGAACTTGAAGAGGCCTATAAACGCTACAAGGACGATCCGGATTTCATCGAGGAAATCCGTTATTTACAGCAGCAGTATTCCGGAAGACCCACACCGCTGTATTATGCGGAACGGTTAACCCAATTGCTCGGCGGAGCGAAGATTTATTTAAAACGTGAAGACTTGAACCACACAGGCGCGCACAAAATCAATAACACGATCGGCCAGGCGGTGCTTGCCAAACGTATGGGCAAGAACAAAATCATTGCCGAGACCGGCGCAGGCCAGCATGGGGTTGCTTCCGCAACGGTTGCGGCTTTGATGGGCATGGAATGCAAGGTGTTCATGGGAGAAGAGGACACCAAACGTCAGCAGCTCAATGTGTTTCGCATGAAGCTGCTTGGCTCAGAGGTGATCCCGGTTATGTCGGGAACACGCACCTTAAAGGATGCCTGCAACGAAACGCTGCGCTATTGGGTCAGCCATGTAGAGGATACCTACTACATACTCGGTTCAGTCACCGGACCTCATCCTTATCCAATGATGGTGCGCGATTTTCAGCGTGTGATCGGCGATGAGTCGCGCGCACAAATTTTGCAATTGGTAGGTCGTCTGCCAGATGCTGTAGTAGCCTGTGTTGGAGGCGGAAGCAATGCGATGGGGATATTCTATCCATTTGTGCAGGATACGGATGTCAAGCTGATTGGCGTAGAAGCTGCTGGCCGCGGCATAGATACGGAAGAACATGCCGCTACGATGACCAAAGGTTCTCCGGGAGTGTTCCAAGGCTCACTAAGCTACCTGCTGCAAGATGAATTCGGACAAGTGCAGCCGGCGCATTCGATTTCCGCTGGACTTGATTATCCGGGTATCGGTCCTGAGCATGCTTATCTGAAGGATTCGGAGCGCGCCACTTACTATCCGATCACTGATCAGGAAGCGCTTGACTCCCTGCAGCTGTTAAGCCGCACCGAAGGAATTATTCCTGCGCTTGAAAGCGCGCATGCCATCGCTCAAGCCGTCAAGCTTGCCCCGACCATGTCCAAGGATCAGATAATGATCATCAACTTGTCGGGACGCGGGGATAAAGACGTTGAATCCATTATGAGCTATCTGGATAGAGAAGAGGGGCGAGTATGA
- the aroB gene encoding 3-dehydroquinate synthase, translating into MKELIVDLAERSYPIYIGSGLLDSIAAYFDKHQISRISPLLVVTDAAVAPHHLDKVMAGLRHGGYKAEACVVPAGETSKSLAQLEGIVTAALEAGLDRKSAIIALGGGVVGDLAGFAAASFMRGIRFVQIPTTILAHDSSVGGKVAVNHPMAKNIIGAFHQPEMVLYDISTLLTLPVREVRAGLAEVIKHGLIWDESFVDWCDANAEKLLALDPEALEYALYQGCRVKAIVVSQDEREQDLRAILNLGHTIGHALEAVAGYGELLHGEAIAIGMVGAAKLAREFGYLEQIHDETKRLFEKFGLPVTIPPHLNTDKIMSAMMHDKKFMEGSMVYIVPKRIGEVEIRKDVKPEQVRAIVDQLKGGT; encoded by the coding sequence ATGAAAGAGCTCATTGTCGATCTGGCTGAACGCTCCTACCCCATCTACATCGGCAGCGGCCTCTTGGACAGCATCGCTGCTTACTTCGACAAGCACCAGATCAGCCGCATCTCGCCGCTGCTCGTCGTCACCGACGCCGCCGTCGCCCCCCATCACCTCGACAAGGTGATGGCCGGGCTCCGGCACGGCGGCTACAAAGCCGAAGCCTGCGTGGTTCCCGCAGGCGAAACGTCCAAATCCCTCGCGCAGCTCGAGGGAATCGTCACGGCCGCCTTGGAGGCGGGCCTCGATCGCAAGTCTGCGATCATCGCCCTCGGGGGCGGCGTCGTTGGCGATCTCGCCGGCTTTGCGGCGGCGAGCTTCATGCGCGGGATCCGCTTCGTGCAGATCCCGACTACGATCCTTGCCCACGACAGCAGTGTCGGCGGCAAGGTGGCGGTCAACCACCCGATGGCGAAGAACATCATCGGGGCGTTCCATCAGCCGGAGATGGTGCTCTACGACATCTCCACGCTCTTGACCTTGCCCGTCCGCGAGGTGCGGGCCGGGCTGGCGGAGGTGATCAAGCACGGCTTGATCTGGGACGAGAGCTTCGTCGACTGGTGCGACGCGAATGCGGAAAAGCTGCTGGCCTTGGACCCGGAAGCGCTTGAATATGCGCTGTATCAGGGCTGCAGGGTAAAGGCGATCGTCGTGTCCCAGGATGAGCGAGAGCAAGATCTTCGCGCTATCTTGAACCTGGGCCATACGATTGGCCATGCGCTGGAAGCGGTTGCCGGATACGGCGAGCTGCTGCATGGCGAGGCGATTGCGATCGGCATGGTCGGTGCGGCGAAGCTGGCGCGGGAATTCGGATACTTGGAGCAGATTCATGACGAGACTAAACGTCTTTTTGAGAAGTTTGGTTTACCTGTGACGATTCCGCCGCATTTGAATACGGATAAAATTATGAGTGCGATGATGCATGATAAAAAGTTCATGGAAGGTTCAATGGTTTATATTGTACCTAAGCGGATCGGCGAGGTCGAGATTCGCAAGGATGTAAAGCCTGAACAGGTTAGAGCCATTGTGGACCAATTGAAGGGAGGGACCTAA
- the trpE gene encoding anthranilate synthase component I encodes MYTPEIQEVIQLARTYNLIPVVRHLLADTETPIRVFHHLYQEPRAFLLESVEGGVKWARYSFIGSDPFLMIRAKNGLTEVQTKSETTTTAEKPIDILKAYLRSYTSPQLEDLPRFTGGAVGFFGYDLLQYYEKLPAHRVDDLQMNDMQFMFCDQVIAFDHFKQQIKVIANVHVAPFATDEDIVKAYYETCAKIDATIEKIKRPLSMDTMTHNPIASELELGQVNSNITKDAFIGNVEKAKAYIRAGDIFQVVLSQRFEIETEVSPLQVYRVLRTLNPSPYMYVLKMDDEVIVGTSPELLVRVEEEKVETRPIAGTRPRGATPEEDMRLEQELLADEKERAEHLMLVDLGRNDIGRVAEFGTVKCDTFMEIERYSHVMHIVSNVTGTIAKDKDFFDALLSVMPAGTVSGAPKLRAMSIIAELEQESRGAYAGAIGYLGFSGNLDTCITIRTIIFKNGKAYVQAGAGIVWDSVPEKEYEETVNKAKGMLKSIRMAEVMFAPAEKPVSDINKDYFINM; translated from the coding sequence ATGTATACACCGGAAATCCAGGAAGTCATTCAGCTTGCCCGCACCTACAACCTAATTCCAGTCGTGCGCCATTTATTGGCAGACACGGAAACACCGATTCGCGTGTTTCATCATTTGTATCAAGAGCCTCGTGCATTTTTGCTGGAAAGTGTGGAGGGCGGCGTAAAATGGGCGAGATATTCTTTTATTGGCTCCGATCCATTTTTAATGATCCGTGCCAAGAACGGCTTGACCGAGGTGCAAACTAAATCGGAGACCACAACAACGGCAGAGAAGCCCATTGATATTTTAAAAGCATATCTTCGATCGTATACCAGTCCTCAGCTGGAGGATTTACCCCGTTTTACCGGAGGCGCTGTCGGCTTCTTCGGATATGATTTACTGCAATACTACGAGAAGCTGCCAGCCCATCGGGTGGACGATTTGCAGATGAATGACATGCAGTTCATGTTCTGCGATCAAGTGATTGCTTTCGATCATTTTAAACAACAGATCAAAGTGATTGCGAATGTGCATGTCGCGCCGTTTGCTACAGATGAAGACATCGTGAAGGCCTATTACGAAACCTGTGCCAAAATCGACGCCACGATTGAGAAAATCAAACGTCCGCTCAGCATGGACACCATGACGCATAATCCGATAGCTTCCGAGCTGGAGCTTGGCCAGGTAAATTCCAATATTACAAAAGATGCTTTTATCGGCAATGTGGAAAAAGCCAAAGCCTATATCCGTGCCGGCGACATTTTTCAGGTTGTGCTTTCCCAGCGTTTCGAAATTGAAACGGAAGTATCCCCTTTGCAGGTCTATCGAGTGCTGAGAACCTTAAATCCTTCTCCTTACATGTATGTGCTCAAAATGGATGATGAGGTGATCGTGGGCACATCCCCCGAGCTGCTTGTCCGGGTGGAGGAGGAAAAGGTGGAAACCCGACCGATTGCCGGAACAAGGCCGAGAGGCGCGACACCGGAGGAGGATATGCGGCTGGAGCAGGAGCTTCTGGCCGATGAGAAGGAACGAGCCGAGCACTTGATGCTCGTCGATCTGGGGCGCAATGATATCGGTCGGGTAGCAGAGTTCGGTACAGTAAAGTGCGACACCTTCATGGAAATCGAACGCTATTCCCACGTGATGCACATTGTCTCCAATGTGACGGGCACAATCGCCAAGGACAAAGATTTCTTCGATGCCTTGCTTTCCGTTATGCCTGCCGGAACAGTATCCGGTGCGCCCAAACTGAGAGCGATGAGCATCATCGCCGAGCTGGAGCAGGAATCGCGAGGAGCTTATGCAGGGGCCATTGGCTATCTGGGTTTCTCCGGGAATTTGGACACTTGCATTACGATTCGCACGATCATCTTTAAAAATGGCAAAGCCTATGTGCAGGCAGGAGCGGGGATTGTTTGGGATTCTGTTCCGGAAAAGGAATACGAAGAAACGGTCAACAAGGCAAAGGGCATGCTGAAATCCATACGGATGGCCGAAGTGATGTTCGCTCCAGCGGAGAAGCCGGTCAGCGATATCAATAAAGACTATTTCATCAACATGTAA
- the aroH gene encoding chorismate mutase, with the protein MWNRGIRGATTVEHNEEQEILSATSELLQAIIEANEFRPDEISSVFITVTHDITATFPARAIRQMSDWALVPLMCSLEIPVENSLPRCIRLMVLVNTTKGQDEMNHVYLKAAQSLRPDIVKLTNSKGQ; encoded by the coding sequence ATGTGGAATCGTGGCATACGCGGCGCAACAACCGTCGAGCACAACGAAGAGCAAGAGATTTTATCCGCAACATCCGAGCTGCTTCAAGCGATTATAGAAGCCAATGAGTTTAGGCCCGATGAAATCAGCTCCGTTTTTATTACAGTTACCCATGATATCACTGCGACATTCCCGGCTAGAGCCATTCGTCAAATGAGTGACTGGGCGCTGGTGCCTCTGATGTGCTCACTGGAGATTCCGGTGGAGAACAGCTTGCCTAGATGCATTCGGCTTATGGTGCTGGTCAATACGACCAAGGGTCAGGATGAAATGAATCATGTTTATTTGAAAGCCGCCCAAAGCCTTCGTCCAGATATTGTGAAATTGACAAATTCCAAAGGTCAGTAG
- the aroC gene encoding chorismate synthase, with the protein MRYLTAGETHGPQLTAIIEGFPSNVNLNFDELNFQLQRRQKGYGRGRRMQIEKDTANIVGGVRHGKTTGAPIALVVENNDWKHWTTVMGIEPIADDSEGKRRVNRPRPGHADLNGGLKYNQKDLRNILERSSARETTMRVACGAVARQLLAEFGIKVAGQVIRIGEVEVQRQELSMDELIRVTEESPVRVVDSVAEAKMIAAIDAAKEDGDTLGGIVEVIIEGAPVGLGSHVQWDRKLDGRIAQAVLSIQAFKGVEFGIGFEASQRRGSLVHDEIVYTEEGGFRRKSNRAGGFEGGMTTGEPIVVRGVMKPISTLYKPLQSVDIDTKEAFTAQVERSDTCAVPAAGVIMENVIAWEVAQAFMEKFGGDSLEEIRGNLNNYLAQVESY; encoded by the coding sequence TTGAGATATTTAACGGCAGGTGAAACGCACGGACCGCAGCTTACAGCAATTATTGAAGGTTTTCCGAGCAATGTAAACTTGAATTTTGATGAATTGAATTTTCAATTGCAAAGACGGCAAAAGGGTTACGGCCGCGGCCGCCGGATGCAAATTGAGAAGGATACGGCGAATATCGTGGGAGGCGTCCGTCACGGCAAAACGACGGGAGCTCCAATTGCGCTCGTAGTCGAGAACAATGATTGGAAGCATTGGACGACAGTTATGGGAATCGAACCGATTGCCGATGATAGCGAAGGCAAACGCAGAGTCAATCGACCGCGACCCGGGCATGCCGATTTGAACGGAGGACTCAAATATAACCAAAAGGATCTTCGCAATATCCTGGAACGTTCAAGCGCCAGGGAAACAACGATGCGTGTGGCGTGCGGAGCGGTTGCCCGCCAACTGCTGGCCGAATTCGGCATCAAGGTGGCCGGACAGGTCATCCGTATTGGTGAAGTGGAAGTTCAACGCCAAGAGCTTTCGATGGATGAATTGATTCGCGTCACAGAGGAATCTCCTGTGCGAGTGGTTGATAGTGTAGCAGAAGCAAAGATGATTGCTGCCATTGATGCAGCCAAAGAAGACGGCGATACTCTTGGCGGCATTGTTGAGGTGATCATCGAAGGCGCGCCGGTCGGATTGGGGAGCCATGTGCAGTGGGACCGTAAGCTGGATGGCCGAATAGCGCAGGCGGTACTTTCCATTCAAGCGTTCAAAGGTGTAGAATTCGGCATTGGTTTTGAAGCTTCACAGCGCAGAGGCTCTCTCGTTCACGATGAGATCGTGTATACGGAGGAAGGCGGCTTCCGCCGCAAGAGCAACAGGGCCGGAGGCTTTGAAGGCGGTATGACCACAGGTGAACCGATTGTTGTCCGCGGTGTTATGAAGCCTATCTCTACCCTTTACAAACCCCTGCAAAGCGTTGATATTGATACGAAGGAAGCGTTCACCGCTCAAGTGGAGCGCTCGGATACTTGTGCCGTGCCTGCTGCAGGCGTGATCATGGAAAATGTCATCGCATGGGAAGTGGCGCAGGCCTTCATGGAGAAATTCGGCGGCGATTCCCTGGAGGAAATCCGCGGCAACTTGAACAATTACCTAGCTCAAGTGGAGAGCTATTAA